A DNA window from Novosphingobium sp. RL4 contains the following coding sequences:
- a CDS encoding class I SAM-dependent methyltransferase: MRLSSRLVCRAAIAVSTLALGLALGACHREPVDESRPETARAFPVADRPISKTPDGAVGTEVQRDSMNEAQVVMDLARIEPGMSVADLGAGEGYYTVRLAQRVGSKGRVLAEDIDREANERLGNRVMREELENVSIKLGTQDDPKLPENSFDRVFLVHMYHEVTEPYAFLWRLRPALRKGGRVVVVDVDRASDSHGIPPQLLFCEFASLGFRLTEFVRKPELQGYYAQFEVAGARPEPANIVPCRMSGNTTAQK; this comes from the coding sequence ATGCGCTTGTCATCCCGCCTTGTCTGTCGCGCCGCCATCGCGGTCTCGACGCTTGCTCTGGGGCTTGCCCTGGGGGCGTGCCATCGCGAGCCGGTGGACGAATCGCGCCCTGAAACCGCGCGGGCCTTTCCGGTGGCGGATCGCCCGATTTCCAAGACGCCAGACGGCGCCGTCGGCACCGAAGTCCAGCGTGACAGCATGAACGAGGCGCAGGTCGTCATGGACCTCGCCCGGATCGAGCCGGGCATGAGCGTGGCCGATCTCGGCGCAGGCGAGGGATATTACACGGTTCGTCTGGCCCAGCGCGTCGGCTCCAAGGGGCGCGTGCTGGCTGAGGATATCGATCGTGAAGCGAACGAGCGGCTGGGCAACCGCGTCATGCGTGAAGAGCTGGAGAACGTCTCCATCAAGCTCGGCACGCAGGATGATCCCAAGCTGCCCGAAAACAGTTTCGACCGTGTCTTCCTGGTACATATGTACCACGAGGTCACGGAGCCTTACGCCTTCCTCTGGCGCCTGCGCCCCGCGCTGCGCAAGGGAGGCCGCGTGGTCGTGGTCGATGTCGACCGCGCGAGCGACAGCCACGGAATTCCACCGCAGCTGCTTTTCTGCGAATTCGCGTCCTTGGGCTTTCGTTTGACGGAATTTGTCCGTAAGCCGGAGTTACAAGGCTACTACGCGCAGTTCGAGGTCGCAGGAGCGCGGCCGGAACCCGCAAACATCGTACCTTGCCGGATGTCCGGCAACACCACGGCGCAAAAGTAG
- a CDS encoding NAD(P)H-dependent flavin oxidoreductase: protein MGFKGLKPIVYGGREVWPLVEGGKGVAATNHMSSGAWAAAGGIGTVSAVNADSYDAEGKIVPQVYNALTRKERHQELIDYAIDGAVEQVRRAYEISGGKGAININVLWEMGGAQAVLEGVLEKTKGMVTGVTCGAGMPYKLSEIAARFNVNYLPIVSSARAFRALWKRAYHKVSDLMGAVVYEDPWLAGGHNGLSNAEDPLKPEDPYPRVKALRDTMRAEGIPDSVPIVMAGGVWFLRDWENWIDNPELGSIAFQYGTRPLLTQESPIPQAWKDHLRTLEPGDVLLHRFSPTGFYSSAVRNPFLRNLEARSERQIPYSKVEAGEHTVRLDVGVKGKNFWVAPKDLDRARSWSAQGFTDGLRTPDDTIIFVNPAERDEIRKDQADCMGCLSHCGFSSWKDHDDYTTGRLADPRSFCIQKTLQDIAHGGPVDENLMFAGHAAYKFKQDPFYSNGYTPTVKELVDRILTGD from the coding sequence ATGGGTTTCAAGGGTCTCAAGCCGATTGTCTATGGTGGACGCGAAGTCTGGCCGCTCGTCGAGGGCGGCAAGGGCGTTGCCGCGACCAATCACATGAGCTCGGGCGCCTGGGCGGCGGCTGGCGGCATCGGCACGGTCAGCGCCGTCAATGCCGACAGCTATGACGCCGAAGGCAAGATCGTCCCGCAGGTCTACAATGCCCTGACGCGCAAGGAACGCCATCAGGAGCTGATCGACTACGCCATCGACGGCGCAGTCGAGCAGGTTCGCCGTGCCTACGAGATTTCCGGTGGCAAGGGTGCAATCAACATCAATGTCCTGTGGGAAATGGGCGGCGCCCAGGCCGTGCTGGAAGGCGTGCTGGAAAAGACCAAGGGAATGGTCACCGGCGTCACCTGCGGCGCGGGCATGCCTTACAAGCTGTCCGAGATCGCCGCGCGTTTCAACGTGAACTACCTGCCGATTGTCAGCTCCGCCCGTGCTTTCCGCGCGCTGTGGAAGCGTGCCTATCACAAGGTCTCTGACCTGATGGGCGCGGTGGTCTACGAGGACCCCTGGCTGGCCGGCGGTCACAACGGCCTGTCCAACGCGGAGGATCCTCTCAAGCCGGAAGATCCCTATCCCCGCGTGAAGGCGCTGCGCGATACCATGCGTGCAGAAGGCATTCCGGACAGCGTGCCGATCGTCATGGCCGGCGGTGTCTGGTTCCTGCGTGACTGGGAAAACTGGATCGACAATCCTGAACTCGGCTCGATCGCGTTCCAGTACGGCACGCGCCCGCTGTTGACGCAGGAAAGCCCGATCCCGCAGGCGTGGAAGGACCATCTGCGCACGCTGGAACCGGGCGACGTGCTGCTGCACCGCTTCTCGCCGACCGGGTTCTATTCCTCGGCCGTGCGCAACCCGTTCCTGCGGAACCTCGAAGCGCGTTCGGAGCGCCAGATTCCCTATTCGAAGGTCGAGGCCGGAGAGCACACCGTGCGTCTCGACGTCGGCGTGAAGGGCAAGAACTTCTGGGTCGCGCCCAAGGATCTCGACCGTGCGCGCAGCTGGTCGGCCCAGGGGTTCACGGACGGCCTGCGGACGCCTGACGATACGATCATCTTCGTCAATCCGGCCGAGCGTGACGAGATCCGCAAGGATCAGGCGGACTGCATGGGCTGCCTGTCGCACTGCGGGTTCTCTTCGTGGAAGGATCACGACGACTATACCACGGGTCGCCTTGCCGATCCGCGCAGCTTCTGCATCCAGAAGACGCTTCAGGACATTGCCCATGGCGGCCCGGTCGACGAAAACCTGATGTTTGCGGGCCATGCGGCCTACAAGTTCAAGCAGGACCCGTTCTATTCGAACGGCTACACGCCGACGGTGAAGGAACTGGTCGACCGCATTCTGACCGGCGACTGA
- the leuA gene encoding 2-isopropylmalate synthase, producing MTMLQDPSVKYRPFPQIDLPNRQWPSQVITKAPRWLSTDLRDGNQALIDPMGAEKKNRFFDLLVKVGLKEIEVGFPSAGATEFDFINGLVKNDRIPEDVLVQVLTQSREDLITRSFESLEGVHAAIVHLYNAVSPLWRNVVFGMDKQEIKGIAQGGARILRDQAAKYPATKWQFEYSPETFSTAELDFSIEVCEAVMEILQPTPENPIILNLPATVEAATPNVYADQIEYFCRNLPNRESAVISLHTHNDRGTGVAAAELGLMAGADRVEGCLFGNGERTGNCCLVTVAMNMYTQGVNPELDFSDIDEVIQTVEYCNQLKVGERHPYGGELVFTAFSGSHQDAIKKGFAAQEKRNDQIWSVPYLPIDPADLGRDYEAVIRVNSQSGKGGFAWVIEQDQGLKLPKRMQAHFSKHVQELADELGRELQASDIWEVFRKAYRIDDPQHFQLIDWEEAKAADGTRVFAGKIGVDGKEQSVSGRGNGLISSVTATLAESFGVTLDVRDYAEHSMGKSSDARAAAYVECVAPDGRVIWGVGIDEDVATASVRAVLSAANTARI from the coding sequence ATGACCATGCTGCAAGACCCCTCGGTCAAGTACCGTCCCTTCCCGCAGATCGACCTGCCGAACCGCCAGTGGCCCTCGCAGGTCATCACCAAGGCGCCGCGCTGGCTCTCGACCGACCTGCGGGACGGCAACCAGGCACTGATCGACCCGATGGGCGCCGAAAAGAAGAACCGCTTCTTCGACCTGCTGGTCAAGGTCGGCCTCAAGGAAATCGAAGTCGGCTTTCCCAGCGCGGGTGCGACCGAGTTCGACTTCATCAACGGCCTCGTCAAGAACGACCGCATTCCCGAAGACGTGCTGGTGCAGGTGCTGACCCAGTCGCGGGAAGACCTGATCACCCGCTCGTTCGAGAGCCTGGAAGGCGTCCACGCCGCGATTGTCCACCTCTACAACGCCGTCTCGCCGCTGTGGCGCAACGTGGTGTTCGGTATGGACAAGCAAGAGATCAAGGGCATCGCGCAAGGCGGCGCCAGGATCCTGCGCGATCAGGCGGCGAAGTATCCCGCCACCAAGTGGCAGTTCGAATACTCGCCCGAGACCTTCTCGACCGCCGAACTCGATTTCTCGATCGAGGTCTGCGAGGCGGTGATGGAAATTCTCCAGCCGACGCCGGAAAATCCGATCATCCTCAACCTGCCGGCAACGGTCGAGGCGGCAACGCCCAACGTCTATGCCGACCAGATCGAGTATTTCTGCCGGAACCTGCCGAACCGCGAATCGGCAGTGATCTCGCTGCACACCCATAACGACCGCGGCACCGGCGTCGCTGCCGCCGAACTGGGCCTGATGGCTGGCGCGGACCGGGTCGAAGGCTGCCTGTTCGGCAATGGCGAGCGTACCGGCAATTGCTGCCTCGTCACCGTGGCAATGAACATGTACACGCAGGGCGTGAACCCCGAGCTGGACTTCTCGGACATCGACGAAGTGATCCAGACGGTGGAATACTGTAACCAGCTGAAGGTCGGCGAACGCCATCCCTATGGCGGCGAACTGGTCTTCACCGCCTTCTCGGGCAGCCACCAGGACGCCATCAAGAAGGGCTTCGCCGCGCAGGAAAAGCGCAACGACCAAATCTGGTCCGTGCCCTACCTGCCTATCGATCCCGCCGATCTCGGCCGCGATTACGAAGCCGTGATCCGCGTCAACTCGCAGTCCGGCAAGGGCGGTTTCGCCTGGGTGATCGAACAGGACCAGGGCCTGAAACTGCCCAAGCGCATGCAGGCGCACTTCTCGAAGCATGTGCAGGAACTGGCTGACGAACTGGGCCGCGAACTCCAGGCCTCGGACATTTGGGAGGTCTTCCGCAAGGCCTACCGCATCGACGACCCGCAGCACTTCCAGCTCATCGACTGGGAAGAAGCCAAGGCCGCCGACGGCACCCGCGTCTTCGCCGGTAAGATCGGCGTGGACGGCAAGGAGCAGTCGGTATCCGGACGCGGCAACGGCCTGATCTCTTCGGTTACGGCCACGCTGGCCGAGAGCTTCGGTGTCACGCTCGACGTGCGCGACTATGCAGAGCACTCGATGGGCAAGAGCTCCGACGCGCGTGCAGCGGCCTACGTGGAATGCGTGGCCCCCGATGGCCGCGTGATCTGGGGCGTCGGCATCGACGAGGACGTGGCCACCGCCAGCGTCCGCGCAGTACTCAGCGCTGCGAACACCGCACGCATCTGA
- a CDS encoding TMEM175 family protein produces MNEADDIEREDGLARVEAFSDGVLAIIITIMVLELKTPVTEGLKALWQLWPIFIAYVLSYAYVAIYWVNHHRLLGHARVVTSGLLWSNMLLLFTLSLIPFSTAYLGEHHFSREATLLYLATMLTPALAYVLLQGRIAATGTRTAASRRYHKASHRKGIAASAVYALGIPLTFVSPWLGIVCAALVAVFWMLPWSVLDRLFLDRVPPA; encoded by the coding sequence ATGAACGAAGCTGACGATATCGAGCGCGAGGACGGCCTCGCCCGCGTCGAGGCGTTCTCGGACGGCGTGCTCGCCATCATCATCACCATCATGGTGCTGGAGTTGAAAACCCCGGTCACCGAGGGACTGAAGGCGCTCTGGCAACTCTGGCCGATCTTCATCGCCTATGTGCTGAGCTATGCCTACGTCGCGATCTACTGGGTCAATCACCACCGCCTGCTCGGCCATGCGCGGGTCGTGACCAGCGGGCTGCTGTGGTCGAACATGCTGCTGCTGTTCACCCTCTCGCTGATCCCCTTCTCCACCGCCTATCTCGGCGAGCATCACTTCAGTCGCGAGGCGACCCTGCTCTATCTGGCAACGATGCTGACGCCTGCCCTCGCCTATGTCCTGCTGCAAGGACGGATCGCGGCCACCGGCACACGCACCGCTGCCAGCCGCCGCTATCACAAGGCCTCGCACCGCAAGGGGATCGCCGCTTCGGCAGTATATGCCCTCGGCATTCCGCTGACTTTCGTATCCCCGTGGCTCGGCATCGTCTGCGCGGCACTTGTCGCCGTATTCTGGATGCTGCCCTGGAGCGTGCTCGACCGTCTGTTCCTCGACAGGGTTCCGCCTGCCTAG
- a CDS encoding I78 family peptidase inhibitor has translation MKTRLTATITLATALFALSACASTGNDKVADATPPSMEPSCGAEQFASYVGQPASDEVIAAITASRGDKPMRVIRPGSAVTMDYRPDRLNVQVGDDGKIKGFTCT, from the coding sequence ATGAAGACCAGACTGACCGCGACTATCACCCTGGCCACGGCCCTCTTCGCCCTTTCTGCCTGCGCCAGTACCGGGAACGACAAAGTGGCCGATGCAACCCCGCCGTCGATGGAGCCGAGCTGCGGCGCCGAACAGTTCGCTTCCTACGTAGGCCAGCCTGCCAGCGACGAGGTTATCGCCGCAATCACCGCATCGCGCGGCGACAAGCCGATGCGCGTCATCAGGCCCGGCTCTGCCGTGACCATGGACTACCGGCCCGACCGCCTGAACGTCCAGGTCGGCGATGACGGCAAGATCAAGGGCTTCACCTGCACCTGA
- a CDS encoding YceI family protein gives MRRPHIAFALVAAAALAAPVIAQPGPGGGRDRMEMLHGSGTPADVKAGTYAVEPAHTQVTFSVSHMGISPFAGTFSGASGSLTLDPNKLSATKLSVTIPTTSVQTTSSKLSEELVSADWLDAGKFPTATFVATSVTPRGPDSASIDGTLTLHGVSKPITIIARFFGAAQNPMSKKDSIGFLGRALIKRSDFGVSKYVPVVSDETVLVINAAFEKQ, from the coding sequence ATGCGCCGTCCGCATATCGCTTTCGCTTTGGTTGCCGCTGCCGCGCTTGCGGCCCCCGTCATCGCCCAGCCTGGCCCCGGCGGTGGACGCGACCGCATGGAAATGCTGCACGGATCGGGCACCCCCGCCGACGTCAAGGCCGGGACTTACGCCGTTGAGCCGGCCCATACGCAAGTCACCTTCAGCGTCTCGCACATGGGCATTTCGCCCTTCGCCGGCACGTTCTCGGGCGCGAGCGGTTCGCTGACGCTCGATCCCAACAAGCTGTCGGCCACCAAGCTCAGCGTCACCATCCCCACAACCTCCGTGCAGACGACCAGCAGCAAGCTTTCCGAAGAACTCGTCAGCGCCGACTGGCTTGATGCCGGCAAGTTCCCGACTGCCACTTTCGTCGCCACGTCGGTCACGCCGCGCGGGCCCGATAGCGCCTCGATCGACGGCACGCTGACCCTCCACGGTGTCAGCAAGCCGATCACCATTATCGCGCGCTTCTTCGGCGCCGCACAGAACCCGATGAGCAAGAAGGATTCGATCGGCTTCCTCGGCCGCGCCCTGATCAAACGCTCCGACTTCGGCGTTTCCAAGTACGTGCCGGTGGTCTCCGACGAAACCGTACTGGTCATCAACGCCGCCTTCGAGAAGCAATAA
- the ilvC gene encoding ketol-acid reductoisomerase, with protein MKVYYDADCDINLITEKKVAILGYGSQGHAHAQNLRDSGVKEVAIALRPGSPSAKKAEGAGFKVLANAEAAAWADVLMILAPDEHQAAIYAADIHENLKPGAALAFAHGLNVHFGLIEPRADIDVIMIAPKGPGHTVRGEYVKGGGVPCLVAIHQDVTGNAQDVALAYASGVGGGRSGIIETNFREECETDLFGEQAVLCGGTTALVQAGFETLVEAGYAPEMAYFECLHELKLIVDLMYEGGIANMRYSISNTAEYGDIKTGPRIITEETKKEMKRVLEDIQSGRFVKDFVLDNRAGQPELKASRIAAKRHPIEETGSKLRAMMPWIGANALVDKAKN; from the coding sequence ATGAAGGTCTATTACGACGCCGATTGCGACATCAACCTGATCACCGAGAAGAAGGTCGCGATCCTCGGCTACGGCAGCCAGGGCCACGCCCACGCGCAGAACCTGCGCGACTCGGGCGTCAAGGAAGTGGCCATCGCGCTTCGTCCGGGTTCGCCCTCGGCCAAGAAGGCCGAAGGCGCCGGCTTCAAGGTGCTCGCCAACGCCGAAGCGGCCGCATGGGCCGACGTTCTCATGATCCTCGCCCCCGACGAGCATCAGGCCGCGATCTACGCCGCCGACATCCATGAGAACCTGAAGCCCGGCGCGGCACTCGCCTTCGCCCACGGCCTCAACGTCCACTTCGGCCTGATCGAGCCCCGCGCCGACATCGACGTGATCATGATCGCGCCGAAGGGCCCGGGCCACACCGTTCGCGGCGAATACGTCAAGGGCGGCGGCGTGCCCTGCCTCGTCGCGATCCATCAGGACGTGACCGGCAATGCGCAGGACGTCGCTCTGGCCTACGCTTCGGGCGTCGGCGGCGGCCGTTCGGGCATCATCGAGACCAACTTCCGCGAGGAATGCGAAACCGACCTGTTCGGTGAGCAGGCCGTGCTTTGCGGCGGCACCACCGCGCTGGTCCAGGCCGGCTTCGAAACGCTGGTCGAAGCCGGTTACGCACCGGAAATGGCCTATTTCGAATGCCTCCACGAGCTGAAGCTGATCGTCGACCTGATGTATGAAGGCGGCATCGCCAACATGCGTTACTCGATCTCGAACACCGCCGAATACGGCGACATCAAGACCGGTCCGCGCATCATCACCGAAGAGACCAAGAAGGAAATGAAGCGCGTTCTGGAAGACATCCAGTCGGGCCGTTTCGTGAAGGACTTCGTGCTGGACAACCGCGCCGGCCAGCCGGAACTGAAGGCTTCGCGCATCGCCGCCAAGCGTCACCCGATCGAGGAAACCGGCTCGAAGCTGCGCGCCATGATGCCCTGGATCGGCGCCAACGCGCTGGTGGACAAGGCGAAGAACTAA
- the ilvN gene encoding acetolactate synthase small subunit, whose amino-acid sequence MMHIKQEAEERHVLTITVDNEAGILAKIAGLFTARGYNIDSLTVADITENHAVSRITIVTHGPPSQIDQIHAQLERLVPVHKVVDLTEVGPHVARELALIKVAGLGEKRVEALRLADIFRAKAVDTTTGSFIFELTGAPDKIDTFVQLMRDLGLVEVGRTGIVAMIRGPHEA is encoded by the coding sequence ATGATGCACATCAAGCAAGAGGCCGAGGAACGCCACGTCCTCACCATCACCGTCGATAACGAGGCGGGCATTCTCGCCAAGATCGCCGGCCTGTTCACCGCACGCGGCTATAACATCGACAGCCTGACCGTGGCCGACATCACCGAGAACCACGCGGTGAGCCGGATCACCATCGTCACCCACGGCCCGCCGAGCCAGATCGACCAGATCCACGCCCAGCTCGAACGCCTGGTACCGGTGCACAAGGTGGTGGACCTGACCGAAGTCGGTCCGCACGTCGCCCGCGAACTGGCGCTTATCAAGGTGGCCGGTCTCGGCGAAAAGCGCGTCGAGGCACTGCGTCTGGCCGATATCTTCCGCGCCAAGGCAGTCGATACCACCACCGGGAGCTTCATCTTCGAACTCACCGGGGCGCCGGACAAGATCGATACCTTCGTGCAGCTGATGCGCGACCTCGGGCTTGTCGAAGTCGGCCGCACCGGCATCGTCGCCATGATCCGCGGGCCGCACGAGGCCTAG
- the ilvB gene encoding biosynthetic-type acetolactate synthase large subunit, which translates to MTEERSGANILVESLVKQGVEFVFGYPGGAVLPIYDALFGDERLRHILVRHEAGAAHAAEGYARSTGKPGVVLVTSGPGATNAITGIADAFMDSIPLVIITGQVPTALIGSDAFQEADTVGISRHCTKHNYLVKDPADLAATIDEAFQIATSGRPGPVLIDIPKDVQIASAIWNDTPTQRRQRYSPRTEGTADEIAQAVELIAKAKAPVLYTGGGVINSGPRATELLRELQAKTGAPVTSTLMGLGAFPADHADWLGMLGMHGTYEANLAMNQADLIVCIGARFDDRVTGRLDAFAPNSTKIHIDIDRASINKTVRVDLPIIGDCATVLDQILTLWGDRKGQDLAPWKARVEEWRGKNSLYFPLSKKAIMPQLAVQRLFELTKDKDPVISTEVGQHQMWAAQYFHFFGPNKWLTSGGLGTMGYGLPAAIGAQLGNPDSLVIDIAGDASIQMNIQELGTATQYRLPVKIFILNNEWMGMVRQWQELTYESRYSQSYSDSLPDFVKLAEAYGWKGIRIENESQLDAGIQEMIDYDGPVIVDCLVAKESNCFPMIPSGAAHTDMILYGDTVAGTMDDEAKALV; encoded by the coding sequence GTGACTGAAGAGCGCAGCGGCGCGAACATCCTGGTCGAAAGCCTGGTCAAGCAGGGAGTCGAATTCGTATTCGGTTATCCCGGCGGCGCCGTGCTACCGATCTACGATGCTCTATTCGGCGACGAGCGACTTCGGCACATCCTGGTCCGTCACGAAGCCGGCGCGGCCCACGCGGCCGAAGGTTACGCGCGCTCGACCGGCAAGCCCGGCGTCGTTCTCGTCACCTCGGGCCCTGGCGCCACCAATGCCATCACCGGCATTGCCGACGCCTTCATGGATTCGATTCCGCTGGTCATCATCACCGGCCAGGTTCCCACCGCGCTGATCGGCTCGGACGCGTTCCAGGAAGCGGACACCGTCGGCATCTCGCGTCACTGCACCAAGCATAACTACCTGGTGAAGGATCCGGCAGACCTTGCCGCGACCATCGACGAGGCGTTCCAGATCGCCACTTCGGGGCGGCCCGGCCCGGTTCTGATCGACATTCCCAAGGACGTCCAGATCGCCAGCGCCATCTGGAACGACACGCCGACGCAGCGCCGCCAGCGCTATTCGCCGCGCACCGAAGGCACGGCGGACGAGATCGCGCAGGCCGTCGAACTGATCGCCAAGGCCAAGGCCCCGGTGCTCTATACCGGCGGCGGCGTCATCAATTCCGGCCCGCGTGCTACCGAGCTGCTGCGCGAGCTTCAGGCGAAGACCGGCGCGCCCGTCACCTCGACGCTGATGGGCCTCGGCGCCTTCCCGGCCGACCATGCCGACTGGCTGGGCATGCTGGGCATGCACGGCACCTACGAGGCCAACCTGGCGATGAACCAGGCGGACCTGATCGTCTGCATCGGCGCCCGCTTCGATGACCGCGTGACCGGCCGCCTCGACGCATTCGCGCCGAATTCGACCAAGATCCACATCGATATCGACCGCGCATCGATCAACAAGACGGTCCGCGTCGACCTGCCGATCATCGGCGATTGCGCCACCGTGCTCGACCAGATCCTGACGCTCTGGGGTGATCGCAAAGGCCAGGACCTGGCGCCTTGGAAAGCCCGCGTCGAGGAATGGCGCGGCAAGAACAGCCTCTACTTCCCGCTCTCGAAGAAGGCGATCATGCCGCAGCTCGCGGTCCAGCGCCTGTTCGAGCTGACGAAGGACAAGGACCCGGTGATCTCCACCGAAGTCGGCCAACACCAGATGTGGGCGGCGCAGTACTTCCACTTCTTCGGTCCGAACAAGTGGCTGACTTCGGGCGGCCTCGGCACCATGGGCTACGGCCTGCCCGCCGCGATCGGCGCGCAACTCGGCAACCCGGACAGCCTCGTCATCGACATCGCGGGCGACGCCTCGATCCAGATGAACATCCAGGAACTGGGCACCGCCACTCAGTACCGCCTGCCGGTGAAGATCTTCATCCTCAACAACGAGTGGATGGGCATGGTCCGCCAGTGGCAGGAGCTGACGTACGAAAGCCGCTACTCGCAGTCCTATTCGGACAGCCTGCCGGACTTCGTGAAGCTGGCCGAGGCCTATGGCTGGAAGGGCATCCGCATCGAGAACGAAAGCCAGCTCGATGCCGGTATCCAGGAGATGATCGACTACGACGGCCCCGTCATCGTCGATTGCCTCGTCGCCAAGGAATCGAACTGCTTCCCGATGATCCCCTCGGGCGCGGCCCATACGGACATGATCCTCTACGGCGATACCGTCGCCGGCACGATGGACGACGAAGCCAAGGCTTTGGTCTGA
- the miaA gene encoding tRNA (adenosine(37)-N6)-dimethylallyltransferase MiaA — protein MSTANSLEAAYENSTSDVPNGQKPPLALIAGPTASGKSDCAVALAQELERRGKRAVVINADSSQVYADLTVLSARPAPEEMGGIDHRLFGTWDGAETCSAADWARAARETIAGVHAEGAIPVLVGGTGLYIRTLLEGIAPVPAIDPDVRETVRALPVADAYAALQTEDPERAARLAPADAARIARALEVVRSTGLTIAHWQARTSGGIGGDVSLHAAILLPERKALYARCNLRFERMIERGALREVEALLARRLDPDLPVMRAIGVPELAAVVRGESTLEEAIARGSQVTRNYAKRQFTWLRHQPPQDWTRIEFEYFDEKSIQDRLFHVMGLT, from the coding sequence ATGAGCACTGCGAATTCCCTTGAAGCTGCGTATGAAAATTCCACAAGCGATGTGCCGAACGGGCAAAAACCGCCGCTCGCGCTCATTGCAGGGCCGACCGCCAGCGGCAAGAGCGATTGTGCCGTTGCCCTGGCGCAGGAACTGGAAAGGCGCGGAAAGCGCGCGGTCGTCATCAATGCCGACAGTTCGCAGGTCTATGCAGACCTGACGGTTCTCAGCGCCCGCCCCGCGCCCGAGGAGATGGGCGGCATCGATCACCGCCTGTTCGGCACATGGGACGGCGCCGAAACCTGTTCCGCCGCCGACTGGGCACGGGCCGCACGCGAAACCATCGCGGGGGTCCATGCCGAAGGCGCCATACCGGTCCTCGTTGGCGGCACCGGGCTTTATATACGCACGCTGCTGGAGGGCATCGCCCCCGTACCGGCCATCGATCCCGATGTACGCGAGACGGTGCGCGCCCTGCCCGTTGCAGATGCCTATGCCGCCCTGCAGACCGAAGACCCGGAACGCGCCGCCAGGCTTGCCCCGGCAGACGCCGCCCGCATCGCGCGCGCGCTTGAGGTCGTGCGGTCTACAGGGCTGACCATCGCCCATTGGCAGGCCCGGACCAGCGGCGGCATCGGCGGCGATGTCTCGCTTCACGCCGCGATCCTCCTGCCCGAGCGAAAAGCGCTCTACGCACGCTGCAACTTGCGGTTCGAACGCATGATCGAGCGCGGAGCCCTGCGCGAAGTGGAAGCCCTGCTCGCAAGAAGGCTCGATCCCGACCTGCCGGTAATGCGTGCGATCGGCGTTCCCGAGCTTGCCGCCGTGGTGCGCGGAGAAAGCACGCTGGAAGAAGCGATTGCCCGCGGATCACAGGTCACGCGGAACTATGCCAAGCGTCAGTTCACCTGGCTGCGGCACCAACCTCCGCAAGATTGGACAAGGATTGAGTTCGAATATTTCGACGAAAAATCCATACAAGATAGATTATTTCACGTTATGGGGTTGACGTAA
- the serB gene encoding phosphoserine phosphatase SerB gives MLIARLIAEPDHLTARIDAARTEMQERGVRLASAAMLDFCGQTMQLASPDEDAAALRKALDDHFAPTDGLVSDHEPILPGVFISDMDSTMIGQECIDELGDFAGLKDRIAEITERAMQGELDFEQALRERVGLLKGLSVSAIDECLATRIKPMPGAETLVATLRKFGCRTVLVTGGFHHFADPVAGRLGFEHVVGNRLEVADDMLTGGLVGPIVDSSVKKATLLAEIAAAGEGVTSLATGDGANDIPMLEAATYGIAYHAKPKARAASNGWIDRGDLTSVLRLLGIDEQEWVRS, from the coding sequence GTGCTCATTGCGCGGCTGATAGCAGAACCGGACCACCTCACGGCAAGAATCGATGCGGCCCGCACCGAAATGCAGGAAAGAGGCGTACGTCTCGCTTCGGCGGCGATGCTCGATTTCTGCGGGCAGACCATGCAGCTTGCCTCGCCGGACGAGGATGCGGCGGCGCTGCGCAAGGCGCTCGACGATCATTTTGCGCCGACCGACGGTCTCGTCTCCGATCATGAGCCGATCCTGCCGGGCGTTTTCATCTCCGACATGGATTCGACCATGATCGGACAGGAATGCATCGACGAACTGGGTGATTTCGCCGGCCTCAAGGACCGCATTGCCGAAATCACCGAGCGCGCCATGCAGGGCGAACTCGATTTCGAACAGGCGCTGCGCGAACGGGTCGGCCTGCTCAAGGGGCTTTCCGTCAGTGCCATCGACGAGTGCCTTGCCACCCGCATCAAGCCGATGCCGGGTGCGGAAACCTTGGTGGCGACACTTCGGAAGTTCGGCTGCCGCACGGTGCTCGTCACCGGCGGTTTCCACCACTTCGCCGATCCCGTCGCCGGGCGGCTCGGTTTCGAGCATGTCGTCGGCAACCGGCTCGAGGTGGCCGACGACATGCTGACCGGCGGCCTGGTCGGACCGATCGTCGACAGCTCGGTCAAGAAGGCCACGCTGCTTGCCGAGATCGCGGCAGCAGGAGAGGGCGTCACCAGCCTTGCCACCGGTGACGGCGCGAACGACATTCCCATGCTTGAAGCGGCGACTTACGGTATCGCCTATCATGCCAAGCCCAAGGCGCGTGCCGCGTCGAACGGCTGGATCGATCGGGGCGACCTCACCAGCGTCCTGCGCCTTCTCGGCATCGACGAACAGGAATGGGTCCGCAGCTAA